In one window of Leptospira sp. WS92.C1 DNA:
- a CDS encoding ABC transporter permease: protein MKFRFLIQSILRDFQSRKSSALQVVLAIAIGTGSVTAIHAYREELSRSILKEARNLMGSDLLVQSPSAFTAEQKKFMSQRLPKGSETSELVQFASMLRNPENDETALSLIKTMKGKFPYYGEILTEPPGVYRRLKEGEILLEEGLIRNLKLKIGSSVSLGERDFVLKGKVLKEPGIAGSFLSMAPTSIISGESLASTGLEQRGSRISYLIPIKLKDPSLAGKYKEAYFKDYIQKDLTLYDSTETNSGSRKFLTNTLDFFSLLGLSAFFLGGISILLASRAGIREKSGALAVLKCLGASPRTVSFIVLSELLFFSLIGSILGILIGSVLLSWIPDLAGEDTLNFRPMIGVSSFFWGLLIGILIPFFASIESLVEIRTLKPILALKQEFQEETNRIPKFRFTQIFAFLILFLLFFLLAWWETESAFKGLILCSILFVLPLFVFIAYSGIRIFISKFRDRSDLTPFVKFIMGKFDRPGTTLSLSVIGLTSSLFILLLSLIVSESLLEYSGSKDKERRPNLFVMDIRAEQREHFEEVAKEFGAERSIIAPVIGARLAKINGEVVKKEDTESSAFERDWKSTARTREYFLSYRNEPYPTEKIVDGDFWRKGEEDQISVEKEFSTYLKVDLGDRLTFLIGGVEVTGIIRNFRTVNWADLRPNFVVLFSKGILEKAPSYYLSSLRIESEEKRYDFQKNLVSKYPNLTIVDTDKAVRAFLGILEKISFTIRLMTWLILGSSLLLVLTALNSSRKERIEETTLLRIIGGTSGFLKKVFLWEGILLGTFSFVLALFLAWIANEVIRQKILEIESSHPILEYVFAYFFTILATSLVYYLNLRGEWKRPPVSFMKAL from the coding sequence ATGAAATTCAGATTTTTAATTCAATCGATCTTACGAGATTTTCAGTCGAGAAAGAGTTCCGCTTTACAAGTTGTTTTGGCGATAGCGATCGGGACCGGCTCTGTGACCGCGATTCATGCTTATCGGGAAGAATTGAGCCGGTCCATTTTAAAGGAGGCCCGGAATCTGATGGGTTCCGATCTACTCGTACAGAGTCCGTCAGCATTCACTGCGGAACAAAAAAAATTTATGTCTCAAAGGCTTCCGAAAGGCTCGGAAACTTCCGAACTTGTACAGTTTGCTTCCATGCTTCGAAATCCGGAGAATGATGAAACCGCGCTTTCTCTGATCAAAACGATGAAGGGGAAATTTCCCTATTACGGGGAAATTTTAACAGAACCTCCCGGTGTATATCGCAGGTTAAAGGAAGGAGAAATTCTTCTGGAAGAAGGTCTGATTCGAAATCTAAAACTTAAGATCGGATCGTCCGTCTCTCTTGGTGAAAGAGATTTTGTTTTAAAAGGAAAAGTGCTGAAAGAGCCGGGAATTGCGGGAAGTTTTTTGTCTATGGCGCCGACCTCGATCATTTCAGGAGAATCGCTTGCATCCACAGGTTTGGAACAGAGGGGTTCGAGAATCAGTTATCTGATTCCAATCAAACTGAAAGATCCTTCCCTTGCGGGAAAGTATAAGGAAGCTTACTTTAAAGACTATATTCAAAAAGACTTAACTTTATACGATTCCACTGAGACAAATTCCGGATCCAGAAAATTTTTGACCAATACTTTGGACTTTTTTAGTTTGCTGGGTTTATCAGCGTTTTTTTTGGGGGGAATCTCGATTTTATTGGCGAGTAGGGCGGGGATTCGTGAAAAATCGGGAGCTCTGGCTGTACTCAAATGTTTGGGTGCAAGTCCTCGCACCGTAAGTTTTATCGTTTTGAGCGAACTGTTATTTTTCTCTTTGATCGGTTCCATACTTGGGATCCTAATCGGAAGCGTTCTATTGAGTTGGATTCCGGATCTCGCGGGTGAAGATACGCTCAATTTTCGACCTATGATCGGAGTTTCTTCTTTTTTTTGGGGACTTTTGATCGGAATTCTCATTCCATTTTTCGCTTCCATCGAATCGTTAGTCGAGATCCGGACTTTGAAACCGATTTTGGCTCTTAAGCAGGAATTTCAAGAAGAAACAAATCGGATTCCTAAATTCAGATTCACTCAAATATTCGCGTTTCTGATTTTATTTCTTTTGTTTTTTCTACTGGCTTGGTGGGAGACGGAAAGCGCTTTTAAGGGATTGATACTCTGTTCCATTCTTTTTGTATTGCCGTTATTCGTATTTATAGCATATTCCGGAATTCGAATATTTATTTCTAAGTTTCGGGATCGGAGCGATTTGACTCCATTTGTAAAATTCATCATGGGAAAGTTTGACAGACCGGGAACTACTTTATCCTTATCCGTTATCGGGTTGACAAGTTCGCTCTTTATTCTTCTTTTATCTTTGATCGTAAGCGAAAGTCTTTTGGAATACAGCGGGTCCAAAGATAAAGAAAGAAGACCGAATCTATTTGTGATGGATATCCGAGCCGAACAGAGGGAACATTTTGAAGAGGTCGCAAAAGAATTCGGGGCCGAGAGATCCATCATCGCTCCGGTAATCGGCGCGAGATTGGCGAAGATCAACGGGGAAGTCGTCAAAAAGGAAGACACTGAATCTTCCGCTTTCGAAAGAGATTGGAAATCCACGGCTCGAACCCGGGAATATTTTCTTTCCTATCGAAATGAACCGTATCCTACCGAAAAAATCGTAGACGGCGATTTTTGGAGAAAGGGTGAGGAAGATCAGATTTCCGTGGAAAAGGAATTTTCCACATATCTTAAAGTAGATTTAGGGGATCGTCTTACTTTTTTGATCGGCGGAGTAGAAGTAACAGGGATCATTCGGAATTTTAGGACGGTAAACTGGGCGGATCTGCGGCCGAACTTTGTAGTGTTATTTTCAAAGGGAATTTTGGAAAAAGCTCCCAGTTATTATTTGAGCTCATTAAGAATCGAGTCCGAAGAAAAGAGATATGATTTTCAGAAAAACCTCGTATCGAAGTATCCCAATTTAACCATCGTTGATACGGATAAGGCCGTTCGGGCGTTTCTGGGAATATTGGAAAAAATATCTTTTACGATTCGTTTGATGACATGGTTGATTTTGGGTTCCTCTCTTTTGCTTGTACTGACGGCTTTGAATTCGAGTCGCAAAGAGAGAATTGAAGAAACGACCTTGTTGAGAATCATCGGCGGGACATCCGGGTTTTTAAAAAAAGTTTTCTTATGGGAAGGAATTCTTCTCGGAACATTTTCCTTTGTTCTCGCTTTGTTTCTTGCTTGGATTGCCAATGAAGTGATTCGTCAGAAAATTTTAGAAATAGAATCTTCTCATCCAATCTTAGAATATGTGTTTGCCTACTTTTTTACGATTTTGGCAACAAGCCTTGTCTACTATTTGAATCTAAGAGGGGAATGGAAAAGACCGCCTGTTAGTTTTATGAAAGCACTCTGA
- a CDS encoding DUF1564 domain-containing protein — MEQIFFNSEEKIESAMTERKERVVSLLIPEVYYDRLSKEEQKRLCRKLPYLLRRYTKFMASHSRLNCKAVTTLYQKDRGKMKKINLRVSTGFWSVLGALSHAHGVSRCYLFNFLLSLEQAGVGDSIVEILNAGVPTFHQVYRYIWQLDIDQNKAARFLEFTPNPIQPFFDMSFPWAKHNLEKNNRTQTES; from the coding sequence ATGGAGCAAATATTCTTTAATTCGGAAGAGAAAATAGAATCGGCCATGACCGAGCGAAAGGAAAGAGTAGTCAGTTTACTGATTCCGGAAGTTTACTACGATCGTTTATCTAAAGAAGAACAGAAACGTCTCTGTCGAAAACTTCCTTATCTTTTGAGAAGGTATACAAAGTTTATGGCATCGCATAGTCGTTTGAATTGTAAAGCTGTCACGACCCTTTATCAAAAAGATCGTGGAAAAATGAAAAAAATCAATCTGAGGGTAAGCACTGGCTTTTGGTCTGTTTTAGGTGCTTTGTCTCATGCTCATGGCGTTTCTCGTTGCTATCTTTTTAATTTTCTCTTGTCCTTGGAACAGGCTGGGGTCGGAGATTCTATTGTAGAAATTTTAAATGCAGGAGTTCCTACATTTCATCAAGTTTACAGATATATCTGGCAACTAGATATAGATCAAAACAAGGCGGCTCGTTTTCTGGAATTTACTCCAAACCCGATTCAGCCGTTTTTCGACATGAGTTTTCCCTGGGCAAAGCATAATTTAGAGAAAAACAATCGAACACAAACAGAATCATAG
- a CDS encoding YqgE/AlgH family protein has protein sequence MEETYNGKIIISNSSIVMDYFNQTVILMVEHDSQGAFGLVLNKKQEASIGEVIQGIPDPVSKTLPIYSGGPVDPTFISVLHDNGNISQPGIEVLSGLFLARSFDTLLELLASSSKFHVYQGYSGWGAGQLETEMNRKSWVVHEATKEFVLNQDPETTWQEALRSKGGIYRYFVDHTKDPMLN, from the coding sequence ATGGAAGAAACCTATAACGGCAAAATTATCATCTCAAACTCTTCGATTGTCATGGACTATTTCAATCAGACGGTGATCCTTATGGTTGAACACGATTCCCAGGGCGCCTTTGGTCTAGTCCTCAATAAAAAACAGGAAGCCTCGATCGGAGAAGTCATTCAAGGAATACCGGATCCTGTAAGTAAAACGCTTCCGATCTATTCGGGAGGTCCGGTGGATCCTACCTTTATTTCCGTGTTGCATGATAACGGCAATATTTCTCAACCGGGTATCGAAGTGTTATCTGGATTGTTTCTCGCCAGAAGTTTCGATACCTTGCTGGAACTATTAGCTTCTTCTTCAAAATTTCACGTATACCAAGGATACTCGGGCTGGGGTGCGGGACAACTGGAGACGGAAATGAATCGGAAGTCCTGGGTTGTTCACGAAGCTACAAAAGAATTTGTTTTAAACCAAGATCCCGAAACCACCTGGCAGGAAGCGTTGAGAAGCAAAGGGGGAATCTACAGATATTTCGTGGATCATACGAAAGATCCGATGTTGAATTGA
- a CDS encoding Gfo/Idh/MocA family oxidoreductase, with translation MTERVKIGIIGTGHMGQYHVNVAKTLNDATLVGIYDADPERAKQMAEKHKTSAFISIDDLISKVDAVIIAVPTFLHHEIAKKVLEAGRHVLVEKPIAETIEQAKEIVKIATDKNLVLLVGHVERFNGAVLELGKIVKDPLLIESRRLAPFNPRIKDVGVVLDMMIHDIDIVLNLVNSPVTKLSASGKQVQSNHEDIANVLLEFQNGCLASITASRATQAKIRTLNITQKDVYIMLDFTDQEIELHRQATSDILLLSEEIKYRQESIVEKIFVHKDNPLKQEHEHFIRCIRKETDPIVHRNSDVSTLEIAYKILSEIHGTSKK, from the coding sequence ATGACAGAAAGAGTAAAAATCGGCATAATCGGAACCGGGCATATGGGGCAGTATCATGTGAACGTCGCAAAAACTCTGAACGATGCAACGTTAGTCGGAATCTACGATGCAGATCCGGAAAGAGCCAAACAAATGGCCGAAAAACACAAAACTTCCGCTTTTATTTCAATCGATGATCTGATTTCAAAAGTGGACGCTGTTATTATCGCGGTGCCTACGTTTCTTCATCATGAAATTGCCAAAAAAGTTCTCGAAGCGGGCAGACACGTATTAGTTGAAAAACCGATCGCGGAAACGATCGAACAGGCGAAAGAAATCGTAAAGATCGCAACGGATAAAAATTTAGTCCTTCTTGTAGGTCACGTCGAAAGATTTAACGGAGCAGTATTAGAATTAGGTAAAATTGTTAAAGACCCGCTTCTGATCGAATCAAGAAGACTTGCACCGTTTAATCCGCGCATCAAAGACGTAGGTGTGGTTTTAGACATGATGATTCACGATATCGATATCGTGTTGAATCTTGTAAATTCCCCAGTCACAAAACTTTCCGCTTCCGGAAAACAGGTTCAGTCCAATCACGAAGATATCGCAAACGTATTATTAGAATTTCAGAATGGATGTCTTGCAAGTATCACTGCTTCGAGAGCCACCCAAGCAAAAATCAGAACCTTGAACATCACTCAAAAAGACGTGTATATCATGCTCGATTTTACGGATCAGGAAATCGAACTGCATAGACAAGCGACTTCGGACATTCTTCTTTTATCCGAAGAAATCAAATATCGTCAGGAATCGATCGTGGAAAAAATCTTTGTTCACAAAGACAATCCGCTAAAACAGGAACACGAACATTTTATCCGTTGTATCCGGAAAGAAACGGATCCGATCGTTCATAGAAATTCCGATGTATCTACATTGGAAATCGCTTATAAAATTCTTTCTGAAATTCACGGAACTTCCAAGAAGTAA
- the dnaJ gene encoding molecular chaperone DnaJ, translating into MSERSYYDILGVSKTANDEEIKSAYRKLAIKFHPDKNKGNKESEEKFKEATEAYEVLRDAKKRQAYDQFGKAGVDASGAGGYGQGAYTDFSDIFGDFGDIFGDFFGGNSGGGTRFGGGRRSGPQRGSDLRYNLEVSLEDAALGREYKIEIPRLESCVDCNGSGAAKGSSPITCGDCGGTGQIRRTQGFFSVATTCPSCRGKGTTISNPCKTCSGQGLQEKRRTINIKIPPGIETGSRLKVSGEGEAGPNSGPHGDLYVVTHIKKHELFERQGNDLILVRKISLAQAILGAEIEVPTIDGKKAKMKIPEGTESGQVFRLKGHGMPYLGAYGKGDQHVIVKIEIPKKITRKQRELIEEFARESGENIPGSKGKIFTK; encoded by the coding sequence ATGAGTGAAAGAAGTTATTATGATATTCTTGGAGTTTCCAAGACCGCTAATGATGAAGAGATTAAGTCCGCTTATCGAAAGTTAGCGATCAAATTCCACCCCGATAAAAATAAGGGCAATAAGGAATCCGAAGAAAAATTTAAAGAAGCCACGGAAGCTTATGAAGTTCTTCGTGATGCAAAAAAACGCCAAGCCTATGATCAGTTTGGTAAGGCGGGAGTTGATGCAAGTGGAGCCGGTGGATACGGCCAAGGGGCTTACACTGATTTTTCCGATATATTCGGAGACTTTGGAGATATCTTTGGAGATTTCTTCGGCGGCAACTCCGGAGGTGGTACGCGCTTTGGCGGAGGAAGAAGATCCGGTCCACAAAGGGGATCGGACTTACGCTATAACTTAGAAGTTTCATTAGAAGACGCGGCGCTTGGGCGCGAATACAAGATCGAAATTCCTCGTTTGGAATCCTGCGTCGACTGTAACGGCTCAGGAGCGGCAAAAGGAAGTTCTCCGATCACCTGCGGTGATTGTGGAGGCACGGGTCAGATTCGAAGAACGCAAGGATTTTTCTCAGTTGCAACCACTTGCCCTTCTTGCAGAGGAAAAGGAACAACCATTTCCAATCCATGCAAAACTTGCAGCGGACAAGGTTTACAGGAAAAACGCAGGACCATCAACATCAAGATTCCTCCGGGAATCGAAACCGGATCCAGATTAAAAGTATCCGGAGAGGGCGAAGCCGGTCCAAACAGCGGACCTCACGGCGATCTCTATGTCGTAACTCATATTAAAAAACATGAATTGTTTGAACGTCAGGGAAATGATTTGATTTTAGTTCGAAAAATTTCCTTAGCTCAGGCAATCTTGGGCGCTGAAATCGAAGTTCCAACCATCGACGGTAAAAAAGCAAAGATGAAAATTCCGGAAGGAACCGAATCGGGACAAGTATTCCGTTTAAAAGGTCACGGAATGCCTTACCTTGGAGCTTACGGCAAAGGCGATCAACACGTAATCGTTAAGATCGAAATCCCTAAAAAGATTACGAGAAAACAAAGAGAGTTGATCGAAGAATTTGCCAGAGAATCCGGAGAGAACATCCCCGGATCCAAGGGAAAAATATTCACAAAATAA
- the dnaK gene encoding molecular chaperone DnaK produces the protein MSKEKIIGIDLGTTNSVVSVMEGGDPVVIQNSEGARTTPSIVAFTAKGENLVGQFAKNQAITNAVNTIRSAKRFIGRRLSECESELKHVSYKVVRSGNEGVKFETSAGEFTPQEISARVLMKMKQTAEDYLGQKVTKAVITVPAYFNDEQRQATKDAGRIAGLEVERIINEPTAAALAYGFDKKNVNSKIAVYDLGGGTFDISILELADGVFEVKSTNGDTHLGGDDFDMAIMEWMISEFKNQTGIDISADKNTVQRLKEAAEKAKIELSGTMSTQINLPFITADASGPKHLDMTLSRAKFDQLTKALVDRTRIPCENALRDAGLKASEINEVILVGGSIRIPAVQELVKQIFGKEPNKSVNPDEVVAVGAAIQGGVLAGEVSDVLLLDVTPLSLGIETLGGVMTKQIERNTTIPTKKSQVFSTAADNQSAVSIHVLQGEREMAAANRTLGRFDLIGIPPAPRGVPQIEVTFDIDANGIVHVSAKDLGTGKEQKIRIESSSGLSEEEIQKMVKDAEAHAAADKAQREVIEAKNELDTIAYSLEKTVNEAGDKIAENEKQIAIDEIKRAREAIESNDKARIESAKASISKVASDIAAKIYSQGAPGADQATGGSAGPGPGAGDNSETNGEKVVDADYTVVDDEKK, from the coding sequence ATGTCCAAAGAAAAGATTATAGGAATCGACTTAGGAACTACTAACTCGGTCGTTTCCGTCATGGAAGGTGGAGACCCAGTCGTTATTCAAAACTCGGAGGGAGCAAGAACAACTCCTTCTATCGTTGCGTTTACCGCTAAAGGAGAAAACCTAGTAGGTCAGTTTGCGAAAAACCAAGCGATCACAAACGCCGTAAATACGATTCGTTCCGCGAAACGTTTTATCGGACGCAGATTGAGCGAGTGCGAATCCGAACTGAAACACGTATCCTACAAAGTCGTTCGTTCCGGAAACGAAGGCGTTAAGTTTGAAACTTCCGCGGGAGAATTTACTCCGCAGGAAATTTCAGCGCGCGTTCTCATGAAAATGAAACAAACCGCAGAGGATTATCTCGGCCAAAAAGTTACAAAAGCGGTAATTACGGTTCCTGCATATTTCAATGACGAACAACGTCAGGCTACCAAAGACGCGGGAAGAATCGCGGGTCTGGAAGTGGAAAGAATCATCAACGAACCGACCGCCGCCGCTCTTGCTTACGGTTTTGATAAGAAAAACGTAAATTCTAAGATCGCGGTTTACGATCTCGGCGGCGGGACATTCGACATTTCGATCCTGGAACTTGCCGACGGAGTGTTCGAAGTAAAATCCACAAACGGAGATACTCACCTCGGCGGTGACGACTTCGACATGGCGATCATGGAGTGGATGATTTCCGAATTTAAAAATCAGACAGGAATTGATATTTCCGCTGATAAAAATACGGTTCAGAGATTGAAAGAAGCCGCTGAAAAAGCGAAGATAGAACTTTCGGGCACGATGTCCACTCAGATCAATCTTCCATTTATCACCGCGGATGCGTCCGGTCCAAAACATTTGGACATGACTCTTTCCAGAGCGAAGTTCGACCAACTTACCAAAGCTCTCGTAGATCGTACAAGAATTCCTTGCGAAAACGCTCTTCGTGACGCAGGTCTGAAAGCTTCCGAAATCAACGAAGTGATTTTAGTGGGTGGATCGATTCGCATTCCAGCCGTTCAAGAACTTGTGAAACAAATCTTCGGCAAAGAACCGAATAAGTCCGTAAACCCTGACGAAGTGGTCGCAGTCGGTGCTGCGATTCAAGGCGGCGTGTTAGCGGGCGAAGTTTCCGATGTGCTTCTTCTGGACGTAACTCCTCTTTCTTTAGGAATTGAAACCCTCGGCGGAGTCATGACAAAACAGATCGAGAGAAATACTACGATTCCTACAAAGAAGTCTCAGGTATTCTCAACTGCGGCCGACAATCAGTCTGCGGTTTCCATTCACGTTCTCCAAGGAGAAAGAGAAATGGCCGCCGCGAACAGAACGCTCGGACGTTTTGATCTGATCGGGATTCCGCCTGCTCCAAGAGGGGTTCCGCAAATCGAAGTTACGTTTGATATCGACGCGAACGGAATCGTTCACGTTTCCGCGAAGGATCTCGGAACCGGGAAAGAGCAAAAGATCAGAATCGAATCTTCTTCCGGATTGTCCGAAGAAGAAATTCAGAAGATGGTAAAAGACGCAGAGGCTCACGCCGCTGCCGACAAGGCTCAAAGAGAAGTGATCGAAGCTAAGAACGAGCTAGACACGATCGCTTATTCTCTTGAAAAAACCGTGAACGAAGCGGGAGATAAGATCGCGGAAAATGAAAAACAAATCGCGATCGACGAAATCAAACGCGCTCGCGAAGCGATCGAAAGTAATGACAAAGCGAGAATCGAATCTGCAAAAGCTTCCATCTCAAAAGTTGCTTCCGATATTGCCGCGAAGATCTACTCACAAGGAGCTCCTGGCGCCGATCAAGCTACAGGCGGTTCTGCAGGACCTGGACCTGGTGCGGGAGACAATTCCGAAACCAACGGGGAAAAGGTCGTCGACGCAGATTATACCGTAGTGGATGATGAAAAAAAGTAA
- the grpE gene encoding nucleotide exchange factor GrpE: MAESSNSEKKISEENQAKEKNSQTVTLEENKLENMNPEESTQTTQQTETVEQPESVTPNELEIAKKEVESLKDSWARERAEFQNFKRRSAQEFSSIRKEAVKSLAAGFLNPIDNLERVSSTQSPSEELKPFVDGVGMVLKEFYSVLEKANVFRFDPKGESFDPMSMEALSSEEGDQYSEETVIDVYQPGYFYKENEEKFALRPARVRIGKPKA, encoded by the coding sequence ATGGCCGAATCGTCAAATTCAGAAAAAAAAATTTCGGAAGAAAACCAGGCCAAAGAGAAAAATTCTCAAACAGTAACATTAGAGGAAAATAAATTAGAGAATATGAATCCTGAAGAATCAACGCAAACGACGCAACAAACGGAAACCGTAGAGCAGCCGGAATCAGTTACTCCAAACGAATTGGAAATCGCAAAAAAAGAAGTAGAATCTCTAAAAGATTCGTGGGCGAGAGAGAGGGCAGAATTTCAGAACTTCAAACGCCGTTCCGCTCAGGAATTTTCTTCGATCCGAAAAGAAGCGGTAAAATCGCTCGCTGCGGGCTTTCTCAATCCGATCGACAACTTGGAAAGAGTAAGTTCCACTCAGTCCCCATCCGAAGAACTCAAACCGTTCGTGGACGGGGTCGGAATGGTCTTAAAGGAATTTTATTCTGTATTAGAAAAAGCAAATGTGTTTCGGTTTGATCCGAAAGGAGAATCCTTTGACCCTATGTCGATGGAAGCTCTTTCTTCGGAAGAAGGGGATCAATATTCGGAAGAGACCGTGATAGACGTCTATCAACCTGGCTATTTTTATAAAGAGAATGAAGAGAAGTTTGCGCTTCGACCCGCAAGGGTTCGAATCGGCAAACCGAAGGCATAA
- the hrcA gene encoding heat-inducible transcriptional repressor HrcA: MDLTERHKRILKALVDEFIQENRPVGSKTLYDKHDIGLSPASIRSVLKDLEDFGYLASRHTSGGRIPTESGYRFYVDSLVTLYELTIKEKQRIQEEYLKMQFKLDQILKATASVLSSLSNSAGIVIGPARNLDTLKHLELIHVHGDEILMILVMRSGTVLHRNIFVDRNYSQEALYQISKYLNDNLRGYDIYEIQNVVIPKLSVRRDGPEDIHRIAPLISSAMTPDNSEVTLYIDGFKNLYSNFRDEEVQLSQVLSLLDDQGFLRGFFSDYIDQDGVYTIIGKDGDQFMSGVSIITANYKMGEKKIGALGIIGPQRMDYNKALPLVDFTSKLVSEMVTRISK, encoded by the coding sequence ATGGATCTCACGGAACGTCATAAAAGAATTCTAAAAGCCCTTGTGGACGAGTTTATTCAGGAGAATCGACCTGTCGGTTCTAAAACTCTCTATGACAAACATGATATCGGGCTTTCTCCCGCATCCATTCGCTCGGTTTTAAAAGATCTTGAGGATTTCGGCTATCTCGCTTCCAGACATACGTCCGGCGGAAGAATTCCCACAGAAAGCGGATATCGATTCTACGTAGATTCTCTTGTAACGTTATATGAGCTTACGATCAAAGAGAAACAAAGAATTCAGGAAGAATATCTGAAAATGCAATTCAAGCTGGATCAGATCTTGAAAGCAACAGCTTCCGTTTTGTCGTCGCTTTCCAACTCCGCGGGAATCGTAATCGGTCCCGCGAGAAATTTGGATACTCTCAAACATCTGGAACTCATTCACGTTCATGGAGACGAGATTCTTATGATTCTCGTAATGAGATCGGGAACGGTTCTTCATCGAAATATATTTGTGGATCGGAATTATTCTCAGGAAGCCTTGTATCAGATTTCCAAATATCTAAACGATAATCTGAGAGGTTATGATATATACGAAATTCAGAATGTAGTGATTCCAAAGCTGAGCGTCCGCAGAGACGGCCCAGAAGACATTCATAGAATCGCACCTCTTATTTCTTCGGCGATGACTCCGGACAATTCGGAAGTTACGCTCTATATCGACGGATTTAAGAATCTCTATTCCAACTTTAGAGACGAGGAAGTTCAACTTTCACAAGTGCTTTCTCTTCTCGACGATCAGGGATTTTTAAGAGGATTCTTTTCGGATTATATCGATCAAGACGGAGTTTATACGATCATCGGAAAAGACGGAGATCAGTTTATGTCCGGTGTTTCTATTATAACAGCCAATTATAAAATGGGAGAAAAGAAAATCGGAGCGTTGGGAATCATCGGACCCCAGAGAATGGATTACAACAAAGCCCTTCCCCTCGTCGATTTTACATCTAAACTCGTCTCCGAAATGGTGACACGCATTAGTAAATAA
- a CDS encoding RBBP9/YdeN family alpha/beta hydrolase yields the protein MKTLIIPGISNSGPDHWQTHWEHLHSFTRIQQKEWENPVYADWEASLLEQILNSPSQQNFLVGHSLGCLLIGKALLKIQDRIQGILLVAPPDPKSDVFPKGLTDFQTFPKENLGIPGLILYSENDPFATVSYSETLASNWGLQSINLGRLGHINSESNLGAWDTGYKIYSTFVQDLLSKRSVSNSTK from the coding sequence ATGAAAACGTTGATCATTCCAGGAATCTCCAACTCGGGCCCGGATCACTGGCAAACCCATTGGGAACACCTGCATAGTTTTACCCGAATCCAACAAAAAGAATGGGAAAACCCGGTCTACGCGGACTGGGAAGCCAGCCTCTTAGAACAAATTCTAAATTCTCCAAGCCAACAAAATTTCCTGGTCGGCCACAGTCTCGGCTGCCTTTTGATCGGCAAAGCCCTACTAAAGATTCAGGATCGAATTCAGGGCATTTTACTCGTGGCACCGCCCGACCCCAAGTCCGATGTTTTCCCCAAAGGGCTCACCGACTTTCAAACATTTCCAAAGGAGAATCTTGGGATCCCCGGACTCATTCTCTACAGCGAAAACGATCCTTTTGCAACCGTTTCCTACTCGGAAACATTGGCCTCAAATTGGGGGTTGCAATCGATCAACCTGGGTCGATTAGGACATATCAATAGCGAATCGAATCTCGGAGCCTGGGATACGGGATATAAAATCTATTCTACCTTCGTTCAAGATCTTCTTTCCAAACGTTCCGTGTCGAATTCTACAAAGTAG